The sequence CCGCCGACCAGGAGCAGCCCGAGACCTACGAAAGCAATCATCGTGGACGAGATCTCGATAGTGTCGTGGATAACCATGGCGCCCCTCCTTGAACCCTTTGTAGTCTTTGTTTAATCGAGTATAGGGCGATTCGTAAGGAAGAGCATGCTGCGCCGCAGCGTGTAATCAGGGTCCCGCGTGGCCTGTGTGCGGGCGCGCACACGATTCTTCTGACGCATCAAGGCTTTAAAAGGGACCTACCGGTTTACCCGCTCCGTAAAGATCCGAGGTCGATTTCGTCGAGCCATTGCCATGCGCCTTCCGCGAGCGTCGCGGGCAACGCGAGCCCGCCGACCCGCTCGCGATGCAGCGCTTCGCAACGATTGCCGGCCGCCGCGATCATCCGCTTGACCTGGTGATACTTGCCCTCCATCACGGTGAGGGCCAGAGCGTGCTCGCCGCGCGCCTGGGCATCGACGGCGACGATCGGCTTGGGCTCGCCGTGTAGCAAGACGCCGTCGCGCAAGGCACCGAGCTGGGCGTCGTCGATCGGATGCCGCGTGGTCGCGATGTACAGCTTCGGCACTTTGCGTTTCGGCGACGTGAACATATGGACGAACTTGCCGTCGTCGGAGAGCAGCAGCAGGCCGGTGGTGTCCTGATCGAGGCGGCCCACGCATTGCACGCCGCGTTCGGCGAACTGCGGCGGCAGCAGGCTGAACACGCTCAGATGATGCTGCGGATCGCGCGAGCATTCGTAGCCGGCGGGTTTGTTCAGGAGCAGATAGGCGTGCTCGCGATACGGCCAGACGACACCGTCCACGCTGAAGCAGAACGTGCTGTCGTCGGTCGGGAAATCGGTATCGGCATCGGCGCAGACTGACCCGCCGATGCTCACGCGGCCGTCGCCGATCAGCGTCCGGCATTGGCGGCGAGAGCCGAAACCTTGAGTGAAGAGGATGCTTTCGAGATTCATGGCGAGCGAAGAATAACACCGCAAGAAGCGGAGCGCCGCGCAGCGCCATAGCGACCACGATGATCGCTCCCCGTCCTGTTGCAGGAGTTCATCGATGCATACCGCTTCCTCTTCGCCGTCTTCATCAACGCTCCGTTTGCCGGCCGCCTTCCAGCGGCTCGCATGGTCGAATCTGGTCGCGCAATCCGCTGAGCAGATCAGTCTCGCCGCCGCGCCGCTCGTCGCCGTGTTCGCGCTCGGCGCGGGCGCGCGCGAGACCGGTCTGCTGCAAACCGCGCAGACGCTGCCGTTCCTGTTGTTGTCGATTCCGCTCGGCGTGTGGGCGGACCGCCGCTCGCGCCGCACGTTGATGGCGCTCGCCGAAAGCGTGCGCGTGGTCGCGATGCTGTGCGTGCTGCTGCTGGTGATGACGCATTCGTTGAGCTTGCCGCTGCTCGCCGCGCTCGGTTTTATTGCTGCGACCGGCACGGTGGCCTACAACGTCGCGGCGCCTTCGCTGGTGCCCTCGATCGTGCCGCGCGAGGCGTACGCCCAGGCCAACGGCCGGCTCGAACTGGCCCGCAGCGTCGCCTATTCGGCGGGGCCGGCGCTCGGCGGACTGCTGGTCGGCTGGATCGGCGCGGGGTGGGCGTATGGCTGCGCGGCAGGGCTATCGGCGCTGGCCGTCGCGTTGCTCGCGGGGCTGCGAGAACCACCGCGGGCGGCCGCTCCCGAGCGTCACTTCCTGCTGGAACTGCGCGACGGTACGCGCTTCGTGCTGCGCGACACGCTGCTGCGTCCAATGCTCGCCACCGCGATCTTTTTCAATCTCGGCTTCTTCGTGCTGCAAGCGGTGTATGTGCCGTACGCCGTGCATCGGTTGGGATTGAGCGCGTCGATGGTCGGCGTGACGCTCGGCGCGTACGGCGTCGGCATGGTGTGCGGCGCGCTCGCCGCACCGGCCATCGCGCGCCGCCTCGCGTTCGGCCGCGTGCTGATCATCGGACCGTCGTGCGGTTTGCTCGCCTCGCTCGTGATGGTGGCGACGATCGTCACGCCGTCGTTCTGGCTTGCGATGCTGAGTTTCTTCCTGCCCGGCGCCGGACCGATTCTGTGGGTGGTGGGTTCGACCACGCTGCGCCAGGCGATCACGCCTGAACGGATGATGGGCCGCGTCTCGGCACTCAACAGCACCGCGACCTTTGGTGCGCGGCCGCTGGGTGCATTGCTCGGTGCGGCGATCAGCGCGCGCTGGGGGATGGATGCGTGTCTGGTCGCGGCTGCCGCGGCGTTCCTTGTGCAGGCGTTGATCATTGTCATGTCGCCGGCAGCACGGCTTGCAAGCATTCCAGAGGGCGCCGCAATCGCCCAATGAAAACCGGTTTTCATCGAGGGCTGCGCTGTGTGCCGGCGTGCCTTCCGATTCTCGGGGAAAACCCTCGAAAATGAAAATGAATTTTTTTATGATGAGATTCTATGTAAATATACTTTCATTCATTTTGATTACAGTCGCCACGCCGCCTGGCTCGCATGATCCATCACTCGTCCGTTGCTTCGAACCCCGCCGAGCAGGCCATCGCCGCACGCATTGCCGCAGCGATGCCGACCCTTACGCCGATCCATCGGCGCATGGGCGAATACGTGCTGGCGAATCTGTTCCGCGCGGCGACCATGCGAATCGACGAACTGGCGAGCGTGGTCGGTGCGTCGGTCGCAACGGCGAATCGCTTCGCTCGCGCACTCGGCTTCGACGGTTATCCGCAGTTTCGCGAAGCGCTGGTACGCGGCTTCGAAGCGACGCTCGCACCGGTCGAGCGGCTGCGTAGCGCGCAGGAATCGCTCGCTTCCGGCGACAATCTGCTCGATGCGTTGCTCGAGCAGGCGGCCGCCAATCTTCAATCCACGCGCACCGCGATCGATAGCACCGCCGCCGAAGCAGCGGTTGAAGCGATCATTGCCGCGCGCCGTGTATTCGTGCTCGGCTACGGGGCCAGCGCGTTTCTCGCTGGCTTGATGGAGCACGGCTTGATGCCGTACCACGACAACGTGCAGTCGCTCGCGCTGATCGGCGGACCGTCGCATGCCGCGCGGCGTCTGTTCACTGCGGACGACGGCGATCTGGTGATCGGCATTGCGTTTCCGCGCTATCTCGACGACACCATCGAACTCGCCCGGCGTGCGGCAAGCCGCGGCGCACGCGTGCTTGCGCTCACCGATAGTCCGCGCTCGCCGCTCGCGCAATTTGCCGATCTCAAGCTCTATATCCGTTCTGAACGGCGGCTCGCGGCCAACGCCGATTCGGCTGTGCTGGCCGTGATCGAGGCACTCTGCGATGCGGTCGCGTATCGCGCCCAACGCTCGGTCAAGGCCGCCGCCGGCGTCAGCGAATTTGTGTTGCCCTGGCTGACCGATCCGCAAGCCGAGCCGTCCAGCACGACTGAGCAGCCCGTGCGCCCTTCTATCCGTACAACCCGCACTACCAAAGCCAAGAAATGAACTCCAACGCAGTCATTGCCATTCACGGCGGGGCAGGCACGATCCTGCGCGCATCGATGTCGGCCAGCGCCGAAGCGGACTACCACGCTGCCTTGCACGCCGTGCTAAGCGCGGGCCAGCGCGTGCTCGCTGACGGCGGCAGCGCGCTCGACGCCGTTAGCGAAGCCGTGCGTTTGCTCGAAGATTGCCCGCTCTTCAACGCGGGCCGTGGCGCGGTCTACACGGCGGCCGGCACGCATGAACTCGACGCGGCCATCATGGACGGCAGCACGCTCGAGGCCGGTGCGATCTGCTGCGTGACGCGCGTACGCAATCCGATTCTGGCGGCGCGCCGCGTACTCGAGCGCAGCGAACACGTGCTGTTCACCGGCGCAGGCGCGGAAGCCTTCGCGGCCGCGCAAGGACTCGAGTTCGTCGAGCCCGAGTATTTCCATACCGAAGCGCGTCATCGTCAATGGCAGCTTGCACGCGGTCAGGATCGGGCGATGCTCGATCACGATGGCGCGACGCTGGCTTCGGACAATGACGATCCCACGCCGCACGAGCCGATCGATCCGAATCGCAAGTTCGGCACCGTGGGCGCGGTCGCACTCGATCAGCATGGCCACGTAGCCGCCGCGACATCGACGGGTGGCGTCACCAACAAGCAGGTGGGCCGGGTCGGCGATACGCCGCTGATCGGCGCGGGCTGCTATGCGGACGATGCAACCTGCGCGGTCTCGACGACCGGCTCCGGCGAGATGTTTATGCGCATGGTCGCGGCATACGACGTCGCGGCGCAGATGGCGTACCGCAACGTTTCCCTCGAAGACGCGGCGCACGACGTGGTGATGAACCGCTTGCCGAAGATCGACGGCCGCGGCGGTCTGATCGCCGTCGATGCACGCGGCAATATCACGCTGCCATTCAATACCGAGGGTATGTATCGTGGTTTCGCGCGAATCGGCGAGACGCCGGTGACGGCGATCTATCGCTAATGCTGCCGCGTTGCGCCGTCGTTTGAACGGCTGCCCGAATCGTCGCTAGAACTCCCGCTTGAATCACCGTTAGCCGCGTCCGAATCCAAAGGAACCATCGTGCCGACCTCATCGCACACCGCCCGTCCGTTTATCGAAACCTTGCCGCCGCAACGCGTGCTTGCGGTCGACGATCTGTCGGTCGCATTTCGCAGCGGCGACAAGACCTTCAACGCGGTGCGCAATCTGTCCTTGACGGTCGAGCGTGGCGAAACGCTGGCGATCGTCGGCGAATCGGGTTCGGGCAAATCGGTGACCTCGCTCGCCTTGATGCGGCTGATCGAGCATGGCGGTGGGCGCCTTGCCGGCGGCAGCATTGCATTCCGGCGCCGCGACGGCAGCGTGCTCGACCTCGCGAAAGCGTCGTCCGGCACGATGCGTTCGATTCGCGGCGCCGACATCGCGATGATCTTCCAGGAGCCGATGACCTCGCTCAATCCAGTGTTCACGGTGGGCGATCAGATCAGCGAAGCGATTGCCTTGCATCAAGGGAAGAGCCGTTCTGCCGCGCACGCCGAAACGCTGCGTCTGCTCGAACTCGTGCGCATTCCGGAAGCGCGCCGGGTGGCCGCACGTTTTCCGCATCAGCTATCGGGCGGTATGCGCCAACGCGTGATGATCGCGATGGCGCTGTCGTGCAAGCCCGCCCTGTTGATCGCCGACGAGCCGACTACCGCGCTCGACGTGACGATTCAGGCGCAGATCCTGCAACTGATTCGCGGGCTGCAGGACGAGATGAACATGGGCGTGATCTTCATCACGCACGACATGGGTGTGGTCGCTGAGGTGGCCGATCGCGTGCTGGTGATGTATCGCGGCGAAAAAGTGGAAGAGGGTGCGTCGGATACACTGTTCGCCGCGCCGTCGCATCCCTATACGAAGGCATTGCTTGCCGCGGTCCCGCGCCTTGGCGCGATGCAGGGCACCGACCTCCCTGCCAAGTTTCCGATTCTGACTGTCGAGCAGGCAGCGCTCACCGGCACCGACGAACCAGTTCGTCCCGCCGCCGCTGTAGCGAACGAAACCCAACCGCTGATCCACGACAGCACGCCGCCGATTCTGCGCGTGCGCGATCTGGTCACGCGCTTTCCGGTCAAGAGCGGTGTGTTCGGACGCCTGACGGGCCGCGTGCACGCGGTCGAGAAAGTCAGCTTCGATCTGCGCCCGGGTGAAACGCTTGCGCTGGTGGGCGAATCGGGTTGCGGCAAATCGACGACGGGCCGTTCATTGCTGCGTCTGGTCGAAAGCCAGAGCGGCTCGATCGAATTCGACGGCAAGGAAATCAGCACGCTCACCGGCCCCGCGTTGCAAGCGCTGCGCCGCAATATTCAGTTTATTTTCCAGGACCCGTTCGCTTCGCTGAATCCGCGCTTGACGGTCGGTTTCTCGATCATGGAACCGCTGCTCGTGCACGGTGTCGCTCAAGGCGCGGAAGCACAGGCACGCGTCGCGTGGCTGCTCGAAAAGGTCGGCCTGCCGCGCGAGGCTGCAGGCCGCTATCCGCACGAATTTTCAGGCGGTCAACGGCAACGCATCGCGATTGCGCGTGCTCTCGCATTGAATCCGAAAGTCGTGATTGCCGACGAATCCGTCTCCGCGCTGGACGTCTCCGTGCAGGCGCAGATCGTCAATCTGATGCTCGATCTGCAACGCGAGCTCGGCGTCGCGTACCTGTTCATTTCGCACGACATGGCGGTGGTGGAACGTGTTAGCCATCGCGTGGCGGTGATGTATCTCGGCCAGATCGTCGAGATCGGTCCGCGCCGCGCGGTGTTCGAAGCGCCGCAGCACCCGTACACGAAAAAGCTGATGGGCGCGGTGCCGGTCGCCGATCCGGCACGCCGTCACGCGAAACGCATGCTTGCCGCCGACGAAATTCCGAGCCCGATTCGCGGGCTGAACGACGAGCCGGTCGTGGCGCCGCTGATTGCCGTCGGACCGGATCATTTCGTGGCTCAGCATCGGGTGGGCGGCGCTTACTAGACGCGAACACAGACCCGGGCGCAGATCTCAACGGAGCGCCAAGCCCGAAGCCAAGCCATTTTCTCTCGCAGCACACAACCCTGTTTCAATTTGCAGCCTGGAGCCAACCTCATGAACCTGCTGGTCCCGTCTTCTCCGTTTCGTTTGCGCGCGCTGGTCAGCGGCGGCGCGATGGTGTTCGCGATGCTCGCGGGCAATGTGGCGCACGCCGACACGACGGCCGTGATGGCCGTTGCGTCGACCTTCACGACGCTCGATCCGTACGACGCTAACGACACGCTGTCGCAAGCCGTGGCCAAGTCGTTCTATCAAGGCCTGTTCGGTTTCGACAAGGACATGAAACTGGTCAACGTGCTGGCCGACAGCTACGAAGCGAGCCCGGATGCCAAGGTCTACACGTTCAAGCTGCGCCACGGCGTGAAGTTCCAGGACGGCACTGACTTCAACGCCGCTGCAGTCAAAGCGAACTTCGACCGCGTGACCGATCCGGCGAACAAGCTCAAGCGCTACAACATGTTCAATCGTATCGAGAAGACCGAAGTGGTCGATCCGTACACGGTGAAGGTCACGCTGAAGGCGCCGTTCTCGGCGTTCGTCAACGTGCTGGCGCATCCGTCGGCGGTGATGATCTCGCCCGACGCGCTGAAGAAGTACGGCAAGGACATCGCGTTCCATCCGGTCGGCACAGGCCCGTTCGAACTGGTGAAGTGGGACCCGGCAGGCGACCTGACGGTGAAGAAATTCGCCGGCTACTGGAAGAAGGGCTATCCGAAGGTCGATGCGATCGACTGGAAGCCGGTGGTCGACAACAACACGCGCGCTGCGTTGATGCGCACCGGCGAAGCTGACTTCGCGTTCCAGGTGCCGTTCGAGCAGGCGGCGCAGTTGCAGTCGAGCCCGAAAGTCGATCTGATTGCGTCACCGTCGATCATCCAGCGCTATATCAGCCTGAACGTCAACCAGAAGCCGTTCGACAACCCGAAGGTGCGTGAAGCGCTAAACTACGCGGTCAACAAGGATGCGCTGACGAAGGTCGCGTTCGCGGGTTATGCAACGCCGGCTGATGGGGTGGTGCCGCAAGGTGTCGACTACGCCGTGAAGCTCGGCCCGTGGCCGTACGATCCGGCAAAGGCGCGTGAGTTGCTGAAGGAAGCGGGTTATCCGAACGGTTTCGAAACGACGCTGTGGTCCGCGTATAACTACTCGACCGCGCAGAAGGTGATTCAGTTCGTGCAGCAGCAATTGGCGCAAGTTGGCATCAAGGCGCAGGTTGAAGCACTCGAAGCGGGTCAACGCGTCGCAAAGGTGGAGAGCGCGCAGGACCCGGCGACCGCGCCGGTGCGGATGTACTACGTGGGCTGGTCGTCGTCGACGGGTGAAGCGGACTGGGCGATTTCGCCGCTGCTTGGATCGGCCTCGTTCCCGCCGAAGATGGTCAACACCGCGTACTACAAGAACGACACCGTTGACAGCGATCTGAAGCAGGCGCTCGAAACCACCGACCGCGCGAAGAAGGCCGAACTCTACACCGACGCGCAAAAACGCATCTGGGCCGACGCGCCGTGGATCTTCCTCGTTAAGGAAAAGGTGGTGTACGCGCGCAGCAAGCGTTTGTCGGGCGCGTATGTCGCGCCGGACGGCTCGTTCAATTTCGACGAGATCGCGATCAAGTGATGAGCTGAGCGTTCGGCGCGGCGTGTTCCAGTGGAGCACGCCGGCCGGGCGGCCGCTTTCTGACGATTCTTCGTTGCCCGCATCATTGCCGGATTGGTTTCATGCTGAACTTCCTCGTCAAACGTATCTTTGGCCTGCTGCCGACGCTCTTCATCGTCGCCGTGCTGGTGTTCCTGTTCGTGCATCTGTTGCCAGGTGATCCGGCGCGCCTCGCGGCCGGTCCCGAAGCGGACGAAGCAACGGTTGCACTGGTGCGTGCCGATCTCGGTCTTGATAAGCCGATGCCGGAGCAATTCGTCAACTTCTTCGTGAAGATCGCGCACGGAGACTTCGGCACGTCCACGCGCAGCAAGCGGCCGGTCAGCGAGGAAATCGGCGAGCGCTTCATGCCGACGCTGCTGCTTACGCTCGCGAGCATGGTGTGGGCGGTGGTGCTCGGTATGGGTATCGGCATCGTCTCGGCGGTGTGGCGCAATCGTTGGCCCGACCGCCTCGGCATGACGCTCGCGGTGTCGGGCATTTCGTTTCCCGCGTTCGCGCTTGGCATGCTGCTGATGGAAATCTTTTCGGTGAAGCTCGGCTGGTTGCCGATCGTCGGCGACGGTTCGTGGAAGAGCTACGTGCTGCCCTCGCTCACGCTCGGCGCGGCCGTGGCGGCGGTGATGGCGCGCTTCACCCGTGCTTCGTTCGTCGAAGTGATGAATGAAGATTTCGTGCGCACCGCGCGCGCCAAGGGTGTGCCCGAACGGCTCGTGATCGTCAAACACTGCCTGCGCAACGCGATGATCCCCGTTATCACGATGATGGGGCTGCAATTCGGTTTTCTGCTGGGCGGCTCGATCGTGGTCGAAGTGGTGTTCAACTGGCCGGGCCTCGGACGCCTGCTGGTGGATGCCGTGGCGATGCGCGACTATCCGGTGATTCAGGCTGAAGTGCTGTTGTTCTCGCTTGAATTCATCATCATCAACCTGGTTGTGGACGTGCTGTATGCCGTCATCAACCCGACCATCCGTTTCAAGTGAGGTCCGCATGAGCATCTCTGCTACCGAGGCGAATGCGGCCAAGGCCGCCCTCGTAGAAAACGCGATCCGCACGCCGTGGAGTGAATTCTGGCGCAAATTCCGCAAGCAGCACGTGGCGCTCGCCGCCGGCATTTTCGTGCTGCTGCTGGTCGCGGTCGCGATTCTTGCGCCGCATATCGTGCCGTACGACCCGGAGAATTTCTTCGACTACGACGCGTTGAACGCGGGGCCCTCGGCCGCGCACTGGTTCGGCGTCGATTCGCTGGGCCGCGATATTTTCAGCCGCATTCTGGCGGGCTCGCGTATTTCGCTCGAAGCCGGTTTTCTGTCGGTGGCGATCGGCGCGGTGATCGGGACGTTCTTCGGCTTGCTGGCCGGTTACTACGAAGGCTGGTGGGACCGCATCACCATGCGTGTCGCCGATGTGCTGTTCGCGTTTCCTGGCATTCTGCTGGCGATCGGTGTGGTCGCGATTCTCGGCAACGGCATGATCAATGTGATCTGCGCGGTGGCGATTTTCAGCATCCCGGCGTTTGCCCGGCTCGTGCGCGGCAATACGCTGATGCTCAAGCAACTCACGTATATCGAAGCGGCACGCAGCATCGGCGCGTCGGACTGGACCATCATCGTGCGGCATATTTTGCCGGGGACGATTTCGTCGATCGTGGTGTACTTCACGATGCGAATCGGCACCTCGATCATTACGGCGGCAAGCTTGTCGTTTCTCGGACTCGGCGCGCAACCGCCGATGCCGGAGTGGGGTGCGATGCTCAACGAAGCGCGTGCCGATATGGTCACCGCGCCGCATATCGCGCTGTTTCCGAGTCTGGCGATTTTCCTCACCGTGCTGGCGTTTAATCTGCTCGGCGACGGGTTGCGCGATGCACTCGATCCGAAGCTCGACCGGCCATGAGTCGGACTGGCATTGCTGGTGGAAACGCGCCGCATATTGGCGTGTTGCCGAGCGGCCCGCGTGGGACGATTGCTGACGTGGGCGGCGTGACGGTAGGGCATTGCACACTGGATGAAGGCGCTGTGCAGACCGGCGTGACGGTGATTTGTCCGCACGGTGGCGATCCCTTTCTCGCGAAGGTGCCCGCGGCTGCTTCAGTGATCAACGGTTTCGGCAAAAGCATCGGGCTCGTGCAAGTTGAAGAACTCGGTGTGTTGGAGACGCCCATTGCGTTGACCAATACCTTTGGTGTCGCTGCGGTCGCTCAAGCGCAGATTCGTGCTGCCATTCATGCCCATCCGCAAATCGGACGCGAGTGGTCGACGGTCAATCCGTTGGTGTTCGAATGTAATGACGGATACCTGAACGATATTCAGGCTTTTGCAGTAAGCGAACGGCATTACAACGATGCAAGTGAAGCGGCAAGCGTTGACGTCGCGAGCGGTTCGGTGGGCGCAGGACGCGGCATGTCGTGCTTCGATCTGAAGGGCGGAATCGGCAATGCGTCGCGCGTGGTCGACGTAGCGGGGCGGAGCTATACGGTCGGCGCACTAGTGTTGGCGAACTTTGGCCGCCTGCCGATGCTGACGATCGACGGCGCGCCGCTCGGTCGCGTGCTAGCCGAACGCGCAGCCGAAGCTGTCTCAACTGGGGCGGCGGCCTTAGCGCACCCAGCGAATCCAGTGGCCTCAGCGAACCCGACGGTCTCAGCGAACCCAACGGTCTCGACGAACCCTGCCGTCCAAGCGACGGCCTCGAAACCCGAGCAAGGCTCGATCATCATGATCGTCGCCACGGATGCGCCGCTCGACGCTCGCCAACTCAAGCGTCTGTCATTGCGCGCGGCAGCCGGTCTTGCACGAACCGGTTCGGTATACGGCCACGGCAGCGGCGACATCGCATTGGCGTTCTCAACGGCCTACACCGTGCCACACCAGTCCGACTTTGTCGCGCTGCCGCCCGTGCTCGCCGATGCTCGCCTCGATCCGCTATTCCGTGCCTGCGCGGACAGCGTCGAACAAGCGATCGTCGATGCATTGTGGAGCGCGGCTTCCGTTACGGGCCGCGACGGCCATCGTCGCCTATCGCTGCACGACACCGTCCCCGACCTCGCTCAACTTCTCAAGTAATCTTCCTGATGAAAGTCCTGATTTCCGCCGACATCGAAGGCGTAGCCGGCGTGTTCCATCCCGAGCAAACGCGCGCGGGCAACGGCGAATACGAAGCCGCGCGGCGCTGGATGACACTCGAGGCCAACGCCGCGATTGAAGGCGCGTTCGCTGGCGGCGCGACGCACGTATGGGTCAACGATTCGCACGGCGGTTTCCGCAATCTGCTCCCCGATCTGCTCGATGCACGTGCCCAGGTCGTGCTCGGAAAACCCCGCACACTCGGCATGATGGCTGGCCTCGAATACGGCGCGGCGCTGGTGTTCATGATTGGCTATCACGCCAGGTCGCAAACGCACGGCATTCTCTCGCATACGATCAACAGCTTCGCATTCGCGCGCGTTTCGCTGAACGGCGTCGAAGTCGGCGAGGCGGGATTGTATGGCGCGCTGGCGGAAGAATATGGCGCACAGGTAGTGCTTTTATCCGGCGACGATGTATTCGCCGAGGAGACCGCGACGCGTTTTCCGGGCGCGCGCTTTGTCGTCACCAAGAGCGCGACAGGGCATGCGAGTGGTGTCACGCAAACACCGGCAAGCGCTCGCGATGCAATCGAAACTGCCGCGCGCGAAGTGGTGCGGCATTACATCGACAAGGGTCATGCGCCGCAAGCCACGCGCGCGGCCGTGAAGCCCGTCGAATGCGAGTTGCGTGTGCAAACGACCGCGCTTGCCGATCTGTTCTGCCAATGGCCGACACTCACGCGCGTCGACGCCGTCACCTTGCGCTTTAGCGCGGCGTCGGCGGAACATGCGGTGCGCATGCTGAACTGCCTGTCGGCGATGTCGTTCATGCTGCGCTGAGCGGCGCTGAAGCCGGCCACGGCTTACTGTTGCCGACTCAATTCCCGCGCTGCACGGTCGATCACATCTGCAACCGCACCCGCATGCGACACCGGCACAAGATGGCTCGATGCGATGGGTACGATCTTCGCCCCCATCCGGTCAGCCATGAATTTTTCGACGGCGGGTGACACCGCGCGGTCCTTCGTGGTCAGCACATACCACGACGGCTTCTCTCTCCACGCCACCTGGCTGACGGTTTCGCTGAAGGCCCTTGCGGCTATCGGCTGTTGCGCGGCGGAGAGCACGCGCGTCAGATTCTCGGGCACGTCCGCGGCGAAGTCGGCGTGATACTTGCCGCGGTCGAGCCATAGGAAGCCCGTCGGGTCCGCTGTGATGCCTTGACTCGCGGGCATCGGCGCCGCGCGCTTCATCAGGTCCGTGGCCGATTCATGCAGGTCCGGCGCGATCGCCGCCACATAGACGAGACCGGCGACGTTCGGCGCGTTCGCGCCCGCTTCGGTGATCACGACACCGCCCCATGAATGCCCGACCAGGATGGTCGGGCCATCCTGGCGCGCAAGGACGCGGCGCGTGGCGGCGACATCGTCGGCGAGCGACGTGAGCGGGTTCTGCACCGAACTCACGTGATAACCCTTCTGCTGCAACTTTGCGATCACACCGTTCCAGCTCGACCCGTCGACGAACGCGCCATGAACCAGCACGACGTTGCGCACGGGGCCCGTCATCGGCGCTGCGGGCGGTGTGGCGGCTGTTCTTGCAGTGGCGGGTGCGGCGGGCGTGGGTGCAGCGGCAGGGGGCGCGGGTACGGCGGCCGGCTCGGCGGGGGGAGGGGCCGGCGCTTCAGGTGCGCTCGACTCCATGCCAGGCATTTCGGCGGGTTCGGCGGCAGGTTCTGCCGTAGGCGCCGGGGTTTGCGCGAGGGCACCCGCCCCAGCGAAGCAGAGACACAAAACAGCGGCGCCAAGCAGACGGTTGAGCGACATGTTGAATCTCCGAAGGCTGATACCTCGACTAGGGCAACATACCGAAGCACCACGCCAGTGACAATCACTATCCTTGCCGTTAAGTGCGGCGCAGAACCAAGCGCGGGTTGGCCCCAGTATTGGGCTAATTTCGGGCACGC comes from Burkholderia sp. GAS332 and encodes:
- a CDS encoding beta-aspartyl-peptidase (threonine type), with the protein product MNSNAVIAIHGGAGTILRASMSASAEADYHAALHAVLSAGQRVLADGGSALDAVSEAVRLLEDCPLFNAGRGAVYTAAGTHELDAAIMDGSTLEAGAICCVTRVRNPILAARRVLERSEHVLFTGAGAEAFAAAQGLEFVEPEYFHTEARHRQWQLARGQDRAMLDHDGATLASDNDDPTPHEPIDPNRKFGTVGAVALDQHGHVAAATSTGGVTNKQVGRVGDTPLIGAGCYADDATCAVSTTGSGEMFMRMVAAYDVAAQMAYRNVSLEDAAHDVVMNRLPKIDGRGGLIAVDARGNITLPFNTEGMYRGFARIGETPVTAIYR
- a CDS encoding transcriptional regulator, RpiR family; translated protein: MIHHSSVASNPAEQAIAARIAAAMPTLTPIHRRMGEYVLANLFRAATMRIDELASVVGASVATANRFARALGFDGYPQFREALVRGFEATLAPVERLRSAQESLASGDNLLDALLEQAAANLQSTRTAIDSTAAEAAVEAIIAARRVFVLGYGASAFLAGLMEHGLMPYHDNVQSLALIGGPSHAARRLFTADDGDLVIGIAFPRYLDDTIELARRAASRGARVLALTDSPRSPLAQFADLKLYIRSERRLAANADSAVLAVIEALCDAVAYRAQRSVKAAAGVSEFVLPWLTDPQAEPSSTTEQPVRPSIRTTRTTKAKK
- a CDS encoding glutathione transport system substrate-binding protein → MNLLVPSSPFRLRALVSGGAMVFAMLAGNVAHADTTAVMAVASTFTTLDPYDANDTLSQAVAKSFYQGLFGFDKDMKLVNVLADSYEASPDAKVYTFKLRHGVKFQDGTDFNAAAVKANFDRVTDPANKLKRYNMFNRIEKTEVVDPYTVKVTLKAPFSAFVNVLAHPSAVMISPDALKKYGKDIAFHPVGTGPFELVKWDPAGDLTVKKFAGYWKKGYPKVDAIDWKPVVDNNTRAALMRTGEADFAFQVPFEQAAQLQSSPKVDLIASPSIIQRYISLNVNQKPFDNPKVREALNYAVNKDALTKVAFAGYATPADGVVPQGVDYAVKLGPWPYDPAKARELLKEAGYPNGFETTLWSAYNYSTAQKVIQFVQQQLAQVGIKAQVEALEAGQRVAKVESAQDPATAPVRMYYVGWSSSTGEADWAISPLLGSASFPPKMVNTAYYKNDTVDSDLKQALETTDRAKKAELYTDAQKRIWADAPWIFLVKEKVVYARSKRLSGAYVAPDGSFNFDEIAIK
- a CDS encoding Predicted arabinose efflux permease, MFS family, which produces MHTASSSPSSSTLRLPAAFQRLAWSNLVAQSAEQISLAAAPLVAVFALGAGARETGLLQTAQTLPFLLLSIPLGVWADRRSRRTLMALAESVRVVAMLCVLLLVMTHSLSLPLLAALGFIAATGTVAYNVAAPSLVPSIVPREAYAQANGRLELARSVAYSAGPALGGLLVGWIGAGWAYGCAAGLSALAVALLAGLREPPRAAAPERHFLLELRDGTRFVLRDTLLRPMLATAIFFNLGFFVLQAVYVPYAVHRLGLSASMVGVTLGAYGVGMVCGALAAPAIARRLAFGRVLIIGPSCGLLASLVMVATIVTPSFWLAMLSFFLPGAGPILWVVGSTTLRQAITPERMMGRVSALNSTATFGARPLGALLGAAISARWGMDACLVAAAAAFLVQALIIVMSPAARLASIPEGAAIAQ
- a CDS encoding glutathione transport system ATP-binding protein, whose translation is MPTSSHTARPFIETLPPQRVLAVDDLSVAFRSGDKTFNAVRNLSLTVERGETLAIVGESGSGKSVTSLALMRLIEHGGGRLAGGSIAFRRRDGSVLDLAKASSGTMRSIRGADIAMIFQEPMTSLNPVFTVGDQISEAIALHQGKSRSAAHAETLRLLELVRIPEARRVAARFPHQLSGGMRQRVMIAMALSCKPALLIADEPTTALDVTIQAQILQLIRGLQDEMNMGVIFITHDMGVVAEVADRVLVMYRGEKVEEGASDTLFAAPSHPYTKALLAAVPRLGAMQGTDLPAKFPILTVEQAALTGTDEPVRPAAAVANETQPLIHDSTPPILRVRDLVTRFPVKSGVFGRLTGRVHAVEKVSFDLRPGETLALVGESGCGKSTTGRSLLRLVESQSGSIEFDGKEISTLTGPALQALRRNIQFIFQDPFASLNPRLTVGFSIMEPLLVHGVAQGAEAQARVAWLLEKVGLPREAAGRYPHEFSGGQRQRIAIARALALNPKVVIADESVSALDVSVQAQIVNLMLDLQRELGVAYLFISHDMAVVERVSHRVAVMYLGQIVEIGPRRAVFEAPQHPYTKKLMGAVPVADPARRHAKRMLAADEIPSPIRGLNDEPVVAPLIAVGPDHFVAQHRVGGAY
- a CDS encoding ribosomal small subunit pseudouridine synthase A, whose product is MNLESILFTQGFGSRRQCRTLIGDGRVSIGGSVCADADTDFPTDDSTFCFSVDGVVWPYREHAYLLLNKPAGYECSRDPQHHLSVFSLLPPQFAERGVQCVGRLDQDTTGLLLLSDDGKFVHMFTSPKRKVPKLYIATTRHPIDDAQLGALRDGVLLHGEPKPIVAVDAQARGEHALALTVMEGKYHQVKRMIAAAGNRCEALHRERVGGLALPATLAEGAWQWLDEIDLGSLRSG